The region AGGAAGCCCTCCCCGAGTTCATCCGCCAGCGGGCGGCCCAGCCGGTCAGCAGACCGGCCACGGCGCCGGTGACGGCCAGCAGTCCCAGCAGCCACCAGCCGCGCCCGAGGCCGTAGAAGGCCACGTCGGAGGGCTGGTCCGGGCTGTGCACCAGGTCGATGGACAGCTCAACCGGCAGGCCGGGGGTGATCTTGACGGAGGCCGGCGCGGAGAAGGAGTTGCCGACCTGGAGGCATACGGTCTCCGCCGGAGTGCCGGAGTCGGCCTTCGGCTTGGGGTAGCGGATGCCGGCCGAGACGGCGTCCGTACGCCCGGTGCCGCCCTCGTCGTCGCGGACGATCTCCCGGCCGTGCAGCGTCACGCCGCGCAGCAGCACACCGTAGCCGGCGTTGACCGCCCGGTCGTCGCTGATGCTCACCGCGGCCCGCAGCTCCTGGCCGGGGCGTACGTCGACGCGGTACCAGCGGTTCTCGGAGAAGGTCTCACGGTCGGAGTACAGGCCCGCCTTGAGCACCGGCGCGTCCGCGCAGTTCGCGGCGCCCCGGGTGGCCACCGGGGTGACGACCGGCTCCGTGCTGCGGTTGACCAGCTGCTTGACCTTGGTGCTGAGCTGCGTCCTGTGCTGCACGGTGGTGTACGTGCCGCCGGTGGCCTCCGCGATACAGCTGAGCTGGTTGCGGGTGGTGGAGTCGGGGATCAGGCCGAGCGTGTCGATGACCAGGTGGATGCCCTGGGCGGCGATGTCGCGGGCGACGTCGCAGGGGTTGGCGGCGCAGGTGTCCTCGCCGTCGGTGATCAGCACCATCCGGCGGGTGCCGTCGCCGCCCGCCTTGAGGTCGTTCGCCGCCGCGAGCAGCGCGGGGCCGATCGGGGTCCAGCCGGTCGGGGCGAGCGTCGCCACCGCGGTCTTGGCCTCGGTGCGGTTCAGCGGGCCGACCGGGTAGAGCTGCCGGGTGTCCTTGCAGCCGGTCTTGCGGTCGTTGCCCGGGTAGTCCGCACCGAGGGTGCGTATGCCCAGTTGGACGTTCGGCGGTGTCGAGTCCAGGACGTCGTCGAAGGCCTGCTTCGCCGCCGACATCCGGCTCTGCCCGTCGATGTCCTTGGCCCGCATGGAGCCGCTGACGTCAAGGACGAGTTCGACCTTCGGTGAGGGTTGCGCCACCGGTTCGTCGGCGGCGGCGCTCGCGGGCAGCAGCCCGCACGCGAGAGTGGCCAACAGGCCACCGGCCATTCCCGTGGCCATCAGTCTTCTCATGATCATCGCAGGATCGTAGTGAAGGTCCGGCCCAATCATGAAGTCGGCTGGTCAGCGGGACGGCTTGGGGCGCGGATCAGCCGACTCCGCACCGGGCGGCCGGACTTGGCGAAGTCTTTACAACCCGGCCGGGCGCTGCGTCGTCTCTGCTCGCGATTCCGGTACGGCCCGGGTCCGCGCTCGCTCCCGGGCGCGGCGGGCCGCCGGAGAGAAGAGGGACGGGACATGCGCAGCACTTCACTGGCCGCCGCCGCGGCGGCGGTTCTCGCGGTCGCGGTCACGGGGGCGGCCCCCGCCGTCGCCTCGGCCCCGGTGGGCCTGGCCGGCACCCCGATGTGCGCGACCTCGCAGCTAACCGCCGCGCTGGGCGGCGGGGACGCGGGCGCGGGCAACCTCTACCGCTATCTGGTCCTCACCAACCACGGCTCCACCTCGTGCCACCTGACCGGCTACCCCGGGGTGTCGCTGCTGGACGCGGGCGGCAAGCAGATCGGGACGCCGGCCGACCGGCAGCCGAGCCGCTACGCGGCGGTGGTGCTGCGGCCCGGCGGGTCGGCGAGCGACACGATCCACACGATCAATCACCAGGGGACGTGTCTGCCGGCCTCGGCGAAGGTGCGGGTGTACCCGCCCGGGAATACGGCGGCGGTCGTCATCGCCGGGAAGGTCACGAACTGCGATCACCTCCTGACGGTGACGCCGATGGCTGCCGGGCGGGACGGCAGTGACCCCGTGGGGCCGGCCCCCACGACTGCGGCGCCCAAGCCGACGCCGTCGTCGGGGCGGCAGGTGCCGGTGGTTCCCGCCGGGGCGCCAGACACCGGGCTCGCCGCGACGGGTGGCGGCGGTCGTTCGGCGGTGGTCGCCGGTGCGGGGACCGGTGCGGTCTTCCTCTGCGGGCTGGCCGTGGTCGCCGCAGGCCGCCGGCGGCGGGCTCGGGGCTGATCCTTGACCCCCGCGAACGATCCCGTGCCTGTGCCTGACCCGACGCCGGCCTCGCGATGCCCCGCGGCTCCTTGCCGCTGCGGGGCCGCTGCGGGTGCGTCGCGGCTGGTCGCGCCGTTCCCCGCGCCCCTTGGGGGCCTGACCCCCGGCGCGGACACCGACGGCACATCGTGGTTGCGCGCGCCGTTCCCCGCGCCCCTGGTGGATGCCCCCTGCCGCAAGGACCAGCCACGCCAGGGGCGCGACCAGCCGGAGCGGACCCGCGGTGCGAAAACCGGCGATCAGGTCCCGAAGGGGCGCGAGGAATTGCGCGCGCAACCACAGCGCACCGTCGGCTCGAAGACCGGCAGTCGCACCCCCAAGGGGCGCGGGGAACTGCGCGACCAGCCACAGCCGACCGCCGGCTCGAAAACCGCCGGCCGCACCCCCAAGGGGCGCGGGGAACTGCGCGACCAGCCACGACGGACCCGCGGAGGCCCCGCAGGGTACGTCGGAGTGGTCGCCGCGGCCGTGCTGCTCGCCGGGTGCACGGGTACAGGCACCGGCGCGGGCGGCACCGGGACCGGGCCGAGCGGTCCGGCCGGGCGGGGCGGGAGTACGTCGGCACCGCCGACGACCGCGGGGTCCACGGGGGCGGAGGCCCCGGCGATGGCGAAGTCGTCGCCGGAACGGCTGCGCATCCCGAGCATCGGCGTGGACACCCCCGTCATCGCCCTCGGCCTGGCGGCCGACGGGTCCGTACGCGTACCGCCGATCGAGGCGCACGCGCCGGCCGGGTGGTACGACGGGTCGCCGACGCCCGGGCAGACCGGGCCCGCCGTGCTGCTGGGGCACGTGACCGTCGGGCGGTACGGCGACGGCGTGTTCCGGCACCTGGACCGGATGCGGCCGGGCGACCGCGTCAGCGTCGTACGCGCCGACGGCTCGGTGGCGGCCTTCGCCGTCGACACCGTGCAGACCGTCGCGAAATCGCGCTTCCCGACGGAGGCGGTGTACGGGAACGTGGACCACCCCGCGCTGCGTCTCATCACCTGCGGCGGCACGAAGGTGTCGGGCGACGGCGGCTACCCGGACAACGTGATCGTCTACGCCTCGCTGGTCGGCGGCTCGTGAACCACTGGCCCGCGGCGGTCGGCACACCTGCGCCAGGAGTGAGGAGGGCGGTCATCCGGCCAGCAGAGCACGCTGCCTCCGAGTTGTTCGAGGCCGTCTATCCGCGGCTCGCGGGCTGGTGCCGCCGGCTGGTGGACGACGACGGGACCGCGCACGAGATCGCCGCTGAGGCCTTCACCCGGCTGTGGGCGCGCTGGACCAGGGTCGAGGAACCCAACGGCTTCCTCTATGTGACCGCGGCCAACCTGGTCCGCGACCACTGGCGCAGAATGGAGCGCGAGCGCCGGGCGCTGCGCCGGGTGACCACCGAGCAGTCCGTACGCCCGCAGGCGGATCCGGCCGACCCGTCCGTACGGCTGCTGGTGCAGTCGCTGCCCGAGCGGCTGCGCAATCCGGTGCTGCTGTACTACTACGCCGACCTGCCGGTCCGCGAGGTGGCCGCACTGCTGGGCCGGAAAGAGGGAACCGTCAAGGCCGATCTGCACGCGGCACGCGAACTGCTCCGCGCCCGACTCGAGGGACACCATGACCGGATTTCCTGACCGCCGGGAGGGCGGCCCGGACGGCGACCGCGCCGGCCCGGCGGAGCCGCTGCTGCGGCAGCCGCCCGGGTATCTGGACGCACCCGCCGGCGCCTTCGCGCAGATCCGGCGGCGCGCGGCGCGGCGGCGCCGGGTGCGGGCGGCGGGCGGCGGGCTGGCGGCGGCCGTGGTGCTGACCGGTTCGGTGTATCTGGTCGGCGCGCTGACCCCGCACGGCTCGGACGACCTGGTGAGCCCGCCGGCCAGCGATTCGCTGACCAGCGCGGCCCCGTCGGCCCCGGCGCCGACCCGGGACGCCGCGCCCGTACCGTCCCCGACGGTGCCGGACGGGCGGCGCAGCGCCGGTGCGCGGGGCGGCACGGCCACCGCCACCGGAACCACGGCGACCGGCACGCCGACACCGGGCGGCCCCCGGGGCGGCGCGAGCACCGGTACGACCCCGAGGTGCGCGACCTCGCAGCTGACCGCCGCGCTCGGCGGCGGCGACGCGGGCGCGGGCAGCCTCTTCCGCTATCTGGTGCTCACCAACCACGGCTCCACGGCGTGTCATCTGACCGGCTATCCGGGGCTTTCGCTGCTGGACCCGGACGGCGGGCAGATCGGGACGCCGGCCGACCGGCAGCCGATGAGCTACGCGGCGGTGGTGCTGCGGCCCGGCGGGACGGCGAGCGACACGATCCACACCGTCAACCAGCAGGGCACCTGCCTGCCGGCGTCCGCGCGGCTGCGGATCTACCCGCCGGGCGATACCGCGTCGCTGGACTTCACCGGCCAGGTCACCGTCTGCGACGGCCTGTTCACCGTCACCCCGTTCGTCGCGGGCGCCAGGGGCAATCCGCCGTCATGACCAGGTGTCGTCGTCCGGCTGCACGTCGAGCAGCGCCAGATCGGGCGGTACGAGGGTGGTGGAGAGCAGGAGTTCGCGCAGCAGGTGGTCGTTGAGGGTGTTGCCGACCGGCTCGCCGATCTCCTCGCGGGTCAGGAAGGGGACGCCGTCCCGGGACAGCCGGGTGCGTACCGCGCTGACCACGTGTTCGACCTTCTTCGGCCCCCAGGACGCGCCGGGTTGCAGCCGGGCCAGGTGGGCGGCGGTGTCCTGCCAGGTCAGCGGCTGGGGGCGCACTTCGTGCAGCAGGTAGCGGCGGCCGAGCACCACCAGCACCAGGCGTTCCTGGGCGGTGAGGATCCAGGTGCGCGGCGGCAGCGTGATGTCCGCGGGCCGCGGGGTGGGGGCCGTGCCGTCCGCGTCGGTGACGTAGACCTCCAGCAGGTGCTCGCGGTGGCGTGATCCGCGGACGAACAGCGGGGTGTAGCCGGTGTCCAGCGGGAGCGGCTCCTCGCCGGTGAAGAGCAGCCGGCCGCGGGCCAGCCGGATCGGCAGCCGGCCGTGGTTGCTGATCCACCACTGGCCGCCGCGGTGGGTCAGCGTGCCCTGGTGGCGGCTGACCAGCGGGTCGTCCTCGCCGAGGCAGACGTGCACGGCCGGGCGGTTGCGGCCGAAGAGGACTTCCCGTCCGGCGCCGGGGCCGAGCCGCATGCCGCCGGTGAGCGCGAGGGCGAAGACGGTGCCGGCGACCGGCGCGGACACGCCCCTGGCGAGGCTGCCGTGGGTGCCGGAGAGCCGCTTGCCGCCCGGCAGCTCTGCGGCGCCGTCGGGGCTTGTCGTCATGGCTGGATCCTCGTGAAGGGTCGGAATGGGGCCGTCACGTGCCGGGCAGCCGTGCCGCGGCCGTCGTGCCCAGGTGTTTCGCCGTGTCGCAGAGTTTCCCCAGCGCGCCGGTGCCCGACACCGTGAGGTCGGCGAGTTCCTCGACGCGCTGGCCGGTGATGTCGGTGAAGTCGCGGTTGACCAGCCGCAGGGTGCAGGTGCCCCGGTCGTCGTACTCGGGTACGACAAAGCCTTTTCCGGCGCCGAAGGCGACGGGCGTGCCGTCACTGGTGTCCAGCGGCGGGGAGTTGCGGTCGAAGACCAGGTCGACTCCGCTGTCGCCGTCGGAACTGCGCCAGTGGCAGCCCCAGTTGCCGAAGTCCCGCTCGGCGCCGGCCGCTTGGACGCCTGGCAGTGCGCCGAGCGCGGCGGGGGTCAGCAGGGCGCAGGCGTCGGCGGTCGCGAGGGAGGCGGGCACGGCGGCGGAGGGGCGGCGGGGGACGGTGCCCACGCGCATCACGGTCACCGCGTGGTCGGTGGCGGCGTCGGCCATGGCGCACAGGTCGGGTCCGCTGTCGCCGATCAGCCGGGCCATGAGCTGGATGTGGTTCCGTCGTCGAGTTGGAGGGTGCGGTCGCACTCGCCGCCGTCGAGCGCTTCCGCGGCGACGGTCACATTGCCGGTCCTGCGGGTGGGGATGTGCGAGCCGGCCTCGATGTCGGTGCCCAGCAAGGTGGCGGCGACATCGACGACCGGGTCCTCGTGCGGCGGCCCGACCAGGATGTCGCAGCGGTCGAAGTTGCCGTAGTCGGCGGCCAGTTCTGTGCTGCCGAAGCGGGCGAGCGGTGCGGTGGCGAGCACCGAGCAGGGGTCGGCGCTGCGGGCGTCGCCCAGTGCGCTGCGCGCGGTCGCGGCGGTGGGCGCCGGGGCGCCGTGCGCGCCGCCCGGGGTACGCGGCTGCGCCCGCGCCGGTGATCCGTCGTCCCAGGGGGTCACGGTCAGCAGCACCGCCGCCAGTACGGCGACGAGCGCCACGGCCGCGACGGCGGTCCAGGCGCGCCGCCGGGGCCAGGTGCTGAGCGGGCCGAGCGGCAAGGGGCCGCGCCGCCGGTCGAGGGCGGCCCCCTCGTTGTGCAGCCGGCGGACCGCCTCGGACGGCGGGGCGACCTCGGCCATCAGCTCGCGGGTCTCGGCGGCGGCGGGCCTGCTGCCGGGGTTGATCCGCAGCAGCGCGGTCAGCGGCCCGGTGAGCTGCCCGGCCTGCCGGGGCGGCTCGATGTGCCCGTCCCTGGCCCGGCCGATGTAGGCCAGCGGGCTTGCCGCCTCGCCGTAGGGCACCCGGCCCTCGACGGCGGCGAAGAGCGCGGCGCCCAGCGAGAACTGGTCGGACTCCCGGCTGGCCGGTTCGCCGTTGGCAACTTCCGGGGCGAGATAGCGGGGCTTGCCCGGCACGCCGCCGCTGAGGCTGTCGCGGGTGTCGTCGCTCCACAGGGCGCGGGAGATGCCGAAGTCGGCGAGCTTGGCGATGCCGTCGTCGGTGACGAGGATGTTCTCGGGCGTCACATCGCCGTGCACCACGCCCTTGGCGTGCGCGGTCGCGAGCGCGTCGGCGATCTGCCAGCCGATGGCGGCGGCCTGCTGCGGGCTGAGCGGTCCTTCGGCGGCGACGATCGCGGCGAGGCTGCGCGAGGGCACGTACTCCATCACCAGCCAGCTCCGGCCGCCGTCGTCGATGTGGTCGAAGACCGCGACGATGTGCGGGTGGTGCAGGCGGGCGGCGTTGCGCGCCTCGTTCTTGAGCCGCTTGGCGGCCCTCTCGTCGTTCAGGCGGGCGCACTTGACGGCGACCGTGCGGTCGAGTTCGCGGTCGTGGGCGCGCCATACGACACCCATGCCGCCGGCGCCGATACGCTCCCGCAGCAGATAGCGCCCGGCTACTTCGTCACCGATCTCTGCCGTACCCCGCACCGCGCCGCCCCACTGCACACATCACGCCTCGTGCCCGCTCCGACACGCAAGGAGCGTACTGCAACCCGGCCTGTCCCGGTCGCCACTCGCGTCTCTTCGGTACCGGCTGCGTGGCGGTGTCCGGGACCGGTCCCGGACACCCGGGCTTAACGTCCCCTGGTCCGGCAGGCAGCGGCACGGGAAGGAGCGCGGGCGCGATGGGTTCGGGGCGGA is a window of Streptomyces sp. NBC_01477 DNA encoding:
- a CDS encoding DUF4232 domain-containing protein, whose product is MRSTSLAAAAAAVLAVAVTGAAPAVASAPVGLAGTPMCATSQLTAALGGGDAGAGNLYRYLVLTNHGSTSCHLTGYPGVSLLDAGGKQIGTPADRQPSRYAAVVLRPGGSASDTIHTINHQGTCLPASAKVRVYPPGNTAAVVIAGKVTNCDHLLTVTPMAAGRDGSDPVGPAPTTAAPKPTPSSGRQVPVVPAGAPDTGLAATGGGGRSAVVAGAGTGAVFLCGLAVVAAGRRRRARG
- a CDS encoding RNA polymerase sigma factor, producing MRPAEHAASELFEAVYPRLAGWCRRLVDDDGTAHEIAAEAFTRLWARWTRVEEPNGFLYVTAANLVRDHWRRMERERRALRRVTTEQSVRPQADPADPSVRLLVQSLPERLRNPVLLYYYADLPVREVAALLGRKEGTVKADLHAARELLRARLEGHHDRIS
- a CDS encoding class F sortase, whose product is MAKSSPERLRIPSIGVDTPVIALGLAADGSVRVPPIEAHAPAGWYDGSPTPGQTGPAVLLGHVTVGRYGDGVFRHLDRMRPGDRVSVVRADGSVAAFAVDTVQTVAKSRFPTEAVYGNVDHPALRLITCGGTKVSGDGGYPDNVIVYASLVGGS
- a CDS encoding serine/threonine-protein kinase; the protein is MRGTAEIGDEVAGRYLLRERIGAGGMGVVWRAHDRELDRTVAVKCARLNDERAAKRLKNEARNAARLHHPHIVAVFDHIDDGGRSWLVMEYVPSRSLAAIVAAEGPLSPQQAAAIGWQIADALATAHAKGVVHGDVTPENILVTDDGIAKLADFGISRALWSDDTRDSLSGGVPGKPRYLAPEVANGEPASRESDQFSLGAALFAAVEGRVPYGEAASPLAYIGRARDGHIEPPRQAGQLTGPLTALLRINPGSRPAAAETRELMAEVAPPSEAVRRLHNEGAALDRRRGPLPLGPLSTWPRRRAWTAVAAVALVAVLAAVLLTVTPWDDGSPARAQPRTPGGAHGAPAPTAATARSALGDARSADPCSVLATAPLARFGSTELAADYGNFDRCDILVGPPHEDPVVDVAATLLGTDIEAGSHIPTRRTGNVTVAAEALDGGECDRTLQLDDGTTSSSWPG
- a CDS encoding DUF4232 domain-containing protein, whose product is MTGFPDRREGGPDGDRAGPAEPLLRQPPGYLDAPAGAFAQIRRRAARRRRVRAAGGGLAAAVVLTGSVYLVGALTPHGSDDLVSPPASDSLTSAAPSAPAPTRDAAPVPSPTVPDGRRSAGARGGTATATGTTATGTPTPGGPRGGASTGTTPRCATSQLTAALGGGDAGAGSLFRYLVLTNHGSTACHLTGYPGLSLLDPDGGQIGTPADRQPMSYAAVVLRPGGTASDTIHTVNQQGTCLPASARLRIYPPGDTASLDFTGQVTVCDGLFTVTPFVAGARGNPPS
- a CDS encoding DUF3558 family protein — encoded protein: MARLIGDSGPDLCAMADAATDHAVTVMRVGTVPRRPSAAVPASLATADACALLTPAALGALPGVQAAGAERDFGNWGCHWRSSDGDSGVDLVFDRNSPPLDTSDGTPVAFGAGKGFVVPEYDDRGTCTLRLVNRDFTDITGQRVEELADLTVSGTGALGKLCDTAKHLGTTAAARLPGT
- a CDS encoding VWA domain-containing protein; its protein translation is MIMRRLMATGMAGGLLATLACGLLPASAAADEPVAQPSPKVELVLDVSGSMRAKDIDGQSRMSAAKQAFDDVLDSTPPNVQLGIRTLGADYPGNDRKTGCKDTRQLYPVGPLNRTEAKTAVATLAPTGWTPIGPALLAAANDLKAGGDGTRRMVLITDGEDTCAANPCDVARDIAAQGIHLVIDTLGLIPDSTTRNQLSCIAEATGGTYTTVQHRTQLSTKVKQLVNRSTEPVVTPVATRGAANCADAPVLKAGLYSDRETFSENRWYRVDVRPGQELRAAVSISDDRAVNAGYGVLLRGVTLHGREIVRDDEGGTGRTDAVSAGIRYPKPKADSGTPAETVCLQVGNSFSAPASVKITPGLPVELSIDLVHSPDQPSDVAFYGLGRGWWLLGLLAVTGAVAGLLTGWAARWRMNSGRAS
- a CDS encoding FHA domain-containing protein; the encoded protein is MTTSPDGAAELPGGKRLSGTHGSLARGVSAPVAGTVFALALTGGMRLGPGAGREVLFGRNRPAVHVCLGEDDPLVSRHQGTLTHRGGQWWISNHGRLPIRLARGRLLFTGEEPLPLDTGYTPLFVRGSRHREHLLEVYVTDADGTAPTPRPADITLPPRTWILTAQERLVLVVLGRRYLLHEVRPQPLTWQDTAAHLARLQPGASWGPKKVEHVVSAVRTRLSRDGVPFLTREEIGEPVGNTLNDHLLRELLLSTTLVPPDLALLDVQPDDDTWS